One part of the Marinobacterium rhizophilum genome encodes these proteins:
- a CDS encoding NADH:ubiquinone reductase (Na(+)-transporting) subunit F has protein sequence MSYEITVEPTGDLIEVEEGQTILDAALRQGVWLPFACGHGTCATCKVQVLEGDADIGEASPFALMDMERDEGKILVCCARPESDMVIEADIDVDPDFKGFPVQDYSASVTQITDLSPTIRGIQLKLNRPMDFQAGQYINLQIPGVEGTRAFSIANAPGDNATIELHVRRVEGGAGTAWLHEQMQTGDSLALSGPFGQFFVRTSDNQDAIFLAGGSGLSSPQSMILDMLEQGDQRQIYLFQGARNLAELYNRELFETLAREHGHFHYIPALSAPEPGDGWQGFRGYVHEAAKQHFDNRFDGHKAYLCGPPPMIDAAISTLMQGRLFERDIHMERFVTAADGAAGPERSALFKRI, from the coding sequence ATGAGCTATGAGATTACAGTGGAACCGACCGGCGATCTGATCGAGGTCGAAGAAGGACAGACCATCCTCGATGCCGCCCTGCGCCAGGGCGTTTGGCTGCCCTTTGCCTGCGGCCACGGCACCTGTGCCACCTGCAAGGTGCAGGTACTGGAAGGCGATGCCGACATAGGCGAGGCGTCCCCCTTTGCACTGATGGATATGGAGCGGGACGAGGGCAAGATACTGGTGTGCTGCGCGCGGCCCGAATCCGATATGGTGATCGAAGCCGATATCGATGTGGACCCGGACTTCAAGGGCTTCCCGGTGCAGGATTATAGCGCCAGCGTGACGCAAATCACCGACCTGTCGCCAACGATCCGGGGCATTCAGCTGAAGCTGAATCGGCCGATGGACTTCCAGGCCGGTCAGTACATCAACCTGCAGATTCCGGGCGTAGAGGGCACGCGAGCCTTTTCCATCGCCAATGCGCCGGGCGATAACGCCACCATCGAGCTGCATGTGCGGCGGGTGGAAGGCGGCGCCGGCACGGCCTGGCTGCACGAACAGATGCAAACCGGCGACAGCCTGGCGCTCAGCGGCCCCTTCGGTCAGTTTTTCGTACGTACTTCTGATAACCAGGACGCAATCTTCCTGGCCGGCGGCTCGGGGCTTTCGAGCCCGCAGTCGATGATTCTGGATATGCTGGAGCAGGGCGATCAGCGCCAGATCTATCTGTTCCAGGGGGCACGTAACCTGGCCGAGCTCTATAACCGCGAGCTGTTCGAGACCCTGGCCCGGGAGCACGGGCATTTTCACTACATACCGGCACTGAGCGCCCCCGAGCCGGGGGACGGCTGGCAGGGCTTTCGCGGTTACGTCCATGAGGCGGCAAAGCAGCATTTCGACAACCGCTTCGACGGTCACAAGGCCTATCTCTGTGGCCCGCCACCGATGATCGATGCGGCCATCAGCACCCTGATGCAGGGGCGCCTGTTCGAGCGGGACATTCATATGGAACGTTTCGTCACCGCCGCCGATGGCGCCGCGGGCCCGGAGCGCTCGGCCCTGTTCAAGCGTATCTGA
- a CDS encoding RrF2 family transcriptional regulator — translation MALYSAGVEYGLHCLTLLVDNKGDSREASARALAELQGVPPELLAKVFTKLAKANLVVATEGVRGGFQLARPAEEITVLDVVQAIDGQKDIFECRQIRERCALFSDSPPDWSTAGTCTIHSVMLTAQKRMEEALAQQTILDIARRVGRKVPPDFGDQIDGWINARKLIAREG, via the coding sequence ATGGCTCTTTACAGCGCGGGAGTGGAGTACGGACTCCATTGTCTGACACTACTGGTGGACAACAAGGGTGACAGCCGGGAAGCCAGTGCGCGCGCACTCGCCGAACTGCAGGGTGTCCCGCCTGAGTTGCTCGCGAAGGTATTCACCAAGCTGGCCAAAGCAAACCTGGTTGTCGCAACCGAAGGCGTACGCGGTGGATTCCAATTGGCCAGACCGGCTGAAGAGATCACCGTGCTTGATGTCGTGCAGGCAATAGATGGTCAGAAAGACATTTTTGAATGCCGGCAGATCCGTGAGCGCTGCGCGCTTTTCAGCGATTCGCCACCAGACTGGTCGACAGCGGGCACCTGCACGATCCACAGCGTGATGCTGACCGCCCAGAAGCGCATGGAAGAAGCGCTTGCACAACAGACCATCCTGGATATCGCCCGGCGTGTTGGGCGCAAGGTTCCACCTGACTTCGGCGACCAGATCGACGGATGGATCAATGCGCGCAAACTCATCGCCCGAGAAGGCTAA
- a CDS encoding NAD(P)/FAD-dependent oxidoreductase has protein sequence MKQRILIVGAGFGGMWSALSSTRLLDKYNRHDIEVTVLAPQAELRVRPRFYEPEVHTMAAPLGELFDAVGVTFVKGLVEHIDVVGKSVKYRDDAGAEIGLAYDRLVLATGSKVAQPALPGIEAAFNIDNLDEAIRLERHIKSLADVPVSVMRNTVVVAGGGFTGIEIATELPSRLREVLGNNTDIRVVVADRGAEIGAAMGDGPRDAVVQACNALGVEWKLNVLVVQWMRTASPCRMGSALKPTPSSGRRVLSPAP, from the coding sequence ATGAAACAGCGTATTTTGATCGTCGGTGCAGGCTTTGGCGGTATGTGGAGTGCCCTCAGCTCCACCCGTTTGCTCGACAAGTACAATCGCCATGACATCGAGGTCACCGTACTGGCGCCTCAGGCCGAGCTGCGTGTGCGCCCACGTTTTTATGAGCCTGAGGTCCACACCATGGCCGCGCCGCTGGGTGAGCTATTCGATGCGGTGGGTGTGACCTTTGTGAAGGGGCTGGTGGAGCACATTGATGTCGTGGGTAAAAGCGTTAAATACCGGGACGACGCAGGCGCGGAGATCGGGCTGGCGTATGATCGCCTCGTGCTGGCGACCGGCAGCAAGGTTGCGCAGCCTGCATTGCCGGGTATTGAAGCAGCGTTCAACATCGACAACCTGGACGAGGCTATCCGCCTGGAACGTCACATCAAGTCGCTGGCTGATGTTCCGGTGTCGGTGATGCGCAACACCGTGGTGGTGGCCGGTGGTGGCTTTACCGGCATTGAAATCGCAACGGAATTGCCGTCTCGGCTGCGAGAAGTACTGGGGAATAACACCGATATACGGGTCGTTGTGGCTGATCGCGGCGCTGAAATTGGCGCCGCCATGGGTGATGGTCCGCGTGATGCTGTTGTGCAGGCCTGCAACGCACTGGGGGTTGAGTGGAAGCTGAACGTGCTGGTTGTTCAATGGATGCGAACGGCGTCACCCTGTCGGATGGGCAGCGCATTGAAACCAACACCGTCATCTGGACGGCGGGTGTTATCGCCAGCGCCTTAA
- a CDS encoding FAD-dependent oxidoreductase: MDANGVTLSDGQRIETNTVIWTAGVIASALTEQIPAERDRLGRLHVDRNLQVIGLPDVFATGDVAYAATDDLGNRALMTCQHAISLGRSAGNNVAASLLGVEAMPYSQPKYVTCLDLGAWGAVFTEGWEREVKFIKDEAKAIKQQINSVWIYPPAANRAEALAAADPSIPVVA, from the coding sequence ATGGATGCGAACGGCGTCACCCTGTCGGATGGGCAGCGCATTGAAACCAACACCGTCATCTGGACGGCGGGTGTTATCGCCAGCGCCTTAACCGAGCAAATTCCGGCCGAACGCGATCGGCTTGGGCGTCTGCACGTTGATCGTAACCTCCAGGTCATCGGCTTGCCGGATGTTTTTGCAACCGGGGATGTGGCCTACGCGGCAACTGACGATCTGGGTAACCGTGCCTTGATGACCTGTCAGCATGCAATTTCTCTGGGACGTTCAGCCGGGAATAACGTCGCGGCCAGTTTGCTCGGAGTTGAAGCGATGCCATACAGTCAACCCAAGTATGTGACTTGTCTCGACCTCGGGGCCTGGGGCGCTGTCTTTACTGAAGGCTGGGAGCGTGAGGTGAAATTTATCAAGGACGAGGCTAAAGCAATCAAACAACAGATCAACAGTGTCTGGATCTATCCGCCTGCGGCTAACCGTGCAGAAGCGCTGGCTGCCGCAGACCCCAGCATACCTGTCGTTGCATGA
- a CDS encoding ceramidase domain-containing protein yields MRTPSGSLNTRRPRLSGPRKVAALLVLAAAALLLLLTTSPIAQPLEYHNFADQRSLAGLANAANVLSNLVFVLVSLYGFSRLKRNRRQFAPLLMLYRIFFAGLLLIALGSGFYHLAPDNQTLLWDRLPMTISFTVLTALVVAERIDSRLGLALCPWLLGLGLASVLYWHWLDDLRPYLLVQFGPMLLLPVMIWRFEGPGTGWLWLALGFYVLAKVAELGDDLVYRFSQQLISGHTLKHLLAAASAYMIALKVRDTEG; encoded by the coding sequence ATGCGCACACCATCCGGTTCGCTCAACACCCGCAGGCCTCGGCTCTCAGGCCCGCGCAAGGTCGCGGCACTGCTGGTGCTGGCGGCCGCTGCACTGCTGCTCCTGCTGACCACCTCCCCCATCGCCCAGCCACTCGAGTATCACAACTTTGCCGACCAGCGCTCGCTGGCGGGGCTCGCCAACGCCGCCAATGTACTATCCAACCTGGTGTTTGTACTGGTCAGCCTGTACGGGTTCAGCAGGCTGAAAAGAAACAGGCGGCAGTTCGCACCGTTGCTGATGCTTTACCGGATCTTCTTCGCAGGGTTATTGCTGATTGCGCTGGGATCGGGCTTTTACCACCTGGCACCCGACAACCAGACGCTGCTGTGGGACCGGCTGCCGATGACAATCAGCTTTACCGTTCTCACCGCCCTGGTGGTCGCCGAACGGATCGATAGCCGGCTCGGGCTTGCGCTCTGTCCCTGGTTGCTCGGCCTGGGCCTGGCCAGCGTTTTATACTGGCACTGGCTGGATGATCTGCGCCCTTACCTGCTGGTGCAGTTTGGCCCCATGCTGCTGTTACCCGTCATGATCTGGCGCTTTGAAGGGCCAGGCACAGGGTGGCTCTGGCTGGCGCTGGGTTTCTATGTACTGGCCAAGGTCGCCGAACTCGGGGATGACCTCGTTTACCGGTTCAGTCAGCAGCTGATAAGCGGCCATACCCTGAAACACCTGCTGGCCGCCGCCAGCGCCTACATGATTGCATTGAAAGTCCGCGATACCGAAGGCTGA
- a CDS encoding AraC family transcriptional regulator, giving the protein MDNRSPAFPQANDPLGEILHQLRLDGSLYCRSELSGAWSLAMPVLPGKMMFHIITAGHCWLQLDGEPPIRLSEGALVLIPHGHGHIISSDPQLPAVPLFEAGVRQISERYEVLEIAGAGEKTELTCGVMCFDQFAGKQLVQQLPSVLLLEQLDASRERWLSSTLDFIAAEARQLKPGGETIITHLADILVIQLIRHWMEQSPDASTGWVGALQDKHIGIALRAIHHQPEKNWTLDSLARECGMSRSGFSAHFRQMVGNSVKNYLTQWRMNLAYQRLKHRHEPLITLAEDLGYASEAAFSRAFKRVMGVSPGKV; this is encoded by the coding sequence ATGGACAATCGATCACCCGCCTTTCCACAGGCGAACGATCCGCTGGGGGAAATCCTGCACCAGCTGCGCCTTGACGGCAGCCTCTACTGCCGCTCGGAACTCAGCGGTGCCTGGTCACTGGCGATGCCGGTACTGCCCGGCAAGATGATGTTTCATATCATCACGGCCGGGCACTGCTGGCTGCAGCTTGATGGCGAGCCACCCATACGCTTAAGCGAAGGCGCCTTGGTGCTTATTCCACACGGGCATGGCCACATCATCAGCAGTGACCCACAGCTGCCTGCGGTGCCGCTGTTCGAGGCCGGTGTACGCCAAATCAGCGAGCGCTATGAAGTACTCGAAATTGCAGGAGCGGGTGAAAAAACCGAGCTGACCTGTGGCGTCATGTGCTTCGATCAGTTCGCAGGCAAGCAGCTGGTACAGCAGCTGCCATCCGTACTGTTGCTGGAGCAGCTGGATGCAAGCCGCGAGCGCTGGCTGAGCAGCACCCTGGATTTTATTGCCGCAGAAGCCCGGCAACTCAAACCCGGCGGTGAAACCATCATTACCCATCTGGCGGACATTCTGGTGATACAGCTCATCCGCCACTGGATGGAACAGTCCCCCGACGCCAGCACCGGCTGGGTCGGCGCACTGCAAGACAAACACATCGGCATTGCCCTGCGCGCCATTCACCACCAGCCCGAGAAAAACTGGACGCTGGATTCGCTGGCGCGCGAATGCGGCATGTCGCGTTCGGGCTTCTCTGCCCACTTCAGGCAGATGGTAGGCAACAGTGTGAAAAACTACCTGACGCAGTGGCGCATGAACCTCGCCTATCAGCGTCTGAAACACCGGCATGAACCCTTAATCACCCTGGCAGAGGATCTTGGATACGCATCAGAAGCGGCATTTTCACGTGCGTTCAAGCGGGTTATGGGGGTTTCACCGGGCAAGGTGTAG
- a CDS encoding NmrA family transcriptional regulator → MSMPTLVIGKNGKTGRRVDTLLQIAGYRTRAVSRSTDIAFDWQQPEGWLEAMQGCGSAYVCFQPDLAVPAASHAIAEFIRLARQAGIRHIVLLSGRGEAGAQHAERLVMASGLEWNIVRASWFAQNFSEGILIDGVLNGQVVLPAGDIPEPFVDTDDIAAVAFACLTQPALVNQVFEVTGPQLLTLRDCVDVLSDITGNSIEFVPVSAEDFLQGLRQQGQPEDVLWLMNELFTVVMDGRNSRVANGVEKALGRPATSFRDYALKAARAGAWASPAAVATV, encoded by the coding sequence ATGAGCATGCCCACCCTGGTTATTGGCAAAAACGGCAAAACGGGCCGCAGGGTCGACACCCTGCTGCAAATCGCGGGCTACAGAACCCGTGCGGTATCGCGTTCAACGGACATTGCCTTTGACTGGCAGCAGCCCGAAGGCTGGCTGGAAGCGATGCAGGGGTGTGGCTCGGCCTACGTGTGCTTTCAGCCCGATCTGGCAGTGCCCGCCGCCAGCCACGCCATCGCCGAATTCATCCGTCTGGCGCGCCAGGCGGGCATTCGCCATATCGTATTGTTGTCGGGGCGGGGTGAGGCCGGTGCTCAGCACGCTGAACGGCTGGTGATGGCCAGTGGTCTTGAGTGGAATATCGTGCGTGCCAGCTGGTTCGCGCAGAACTTCAGCGAAGGCATTCTGATTGATGGCGTGCTGAACGGCCAGGTGGTCTTGCCCGCCGGTGATATACCGGAGCCTTTTGTCGATACGGATGATATTGCCGCTGTCGCCTTCGCCTGCCTGACACAGCCGGCATTGGTTAATCAGGTTTTTGAAGTGACCGGGCCACAATTGTTAACCTTGCGTGACTGCGTCGATGTGCTATCGGACATCACCGGCAACAGCATCGAGTTCGTGCCCGTTTCTGCCGAGGATTTCCTGCAAGGGCTCAGGCAACAGGGGCAGCCAGAGGATGTGCTCTGGCTGATGAACGAACTGTTCACCGTTGTGATGGATGGCCGTAACAGCCGGGTGGCCAATGGTGTCGAGAAAGCCCTGGGGCGCCCGGCCACGTCGTTTCGCGACTATGCACTCAAGGCTGCCAGGGCCGGCGCCTGGGCATCGCCTGCAGCGGTTGCCACTGTCTGA
- a CDS encoding cupin domain-containing protein produces the protein MSDFITVMRETCPTPVVDATKWTRIGGDPHTVNLNAYLSADGSKIMGTWICTPGKFEVNYDKWEFCHFLEGYCIITPEGEAPVHLKGGDVFVIEPGMKGTWEVVETVRKYFVFA, from the coding sequence ATGTCCGACTTCATCACTGTCATGCGCGAAACCTGCCCCACGCCTGTTGTAGACGCCACCAAGTGGACCCGTATCGGCGGTGACCCGCACACCGTAAACCTGAACGCCTACCTTTCCGCCGATGGCAGCAAGATCATGGGCACCTGGATCTGCACACCGGGCAAGTTTGAAGTGAATTACGACAAGTGGGAATTCTGCCACTTCCTGGAAGGCTACTGCATCATCACGCCTGAAGGCGAAGCGCCGGTACACCTCAAGGGCGGCGATGTCTTCGTCATCGAACCCGGCATGAAAGGCACCTGGGAAGTGGTCGAAACCGTACGCAAGTACTTCGTTTTCGCCTGA
- a CDS encoding AraC family transcriptional regulator, with product MLNHVLANSVVRKDVCPEDVSDYVNAHIGHHRLTLLGSGKMRSSLRYASFARLGLSHISYGGKVRVHSPDLEEVYHLQVVTSGRCTWNFDEDRLSLDAGQALMMNPHEKSDLTYSQDCQKLIVKIPESILKAACVDNGRALPRDGLRFQRQVMNLDASLAFMRLVEAVYEEASEAEADMASASGAYADLLANKLLAVFPCNLSRERNGAGADGSLQLIRRYLQERIREDVTVEELADLCNVSVRSLYNVFSREIGITPKLFIKQTKLQSLHADLKQGINARNVTEVALDYGFSHLGRFSSDYRKLFGELPSETLRRTR from the coding sequence ATGCTGAATCACGTGCTTGCCAACAGTGTCGTGCGCAAGGATGTGTGCCCGGAGGATGTGTCGGACTATGTGAATGCGCATATCGGGCATCACCGTCTTACCTTGCTGGGCTCCGGCAAGATGCGCTCCTCCCTGCGTTACGCCAGCTTTGCCCGCCTGGGGCTGTCGCATATTTCCTACGGTGGCAAGGTGCGGGTGCATTCACCGGACCTGGAAGAGGTATACCATCTGCAGGTGGTGACCAGTGGCCGCTGTACCTGGAATTTCGATGAAGACCGCCTGTCGCTGGATGCCGGCCAGGCGTTGATGATGAACCCGCACGAAAAAAGTGACCTGACGTACTCGCAGGACTGCCAGAAGCTGATCGTTAAAATTCCCGAATCTATCCTCAAGGCCGCCTGTGTCGACAACGGCCGTGCGCTGCCGCGTGACGGCCTGCGCTTTCAGCGCCAGGTGATGAACCTGGATGCCTCGCTGGCCTTTATGCGCCTGGTTGAGGCGGTCTATGAAGAGGCCTCTGAAGCCGAGGCGGACATGGCCAGCGCCAGCGGCGCTTATGCTGACCTGCTGGCCAACAAGTTGCTGGCGGTGTTTCCGTGCAACCTGTCCCGGGAGCGTAACGGGGCCGGTGCCGATGGCAGCCTGCAGCTGATTCGGCGCTATCTGCAAGAGCGCATTCGTGAAGATGTGACCGTGGAGGAACTGGCGGATCTGTGCAACGTCAGCGTGCGTAGCCTCTATAACGTTTTCTCCCGGGAGATCGGTATCACGCCCAAGCTGTTTATCAAGCAGACCAAGTTGCAGAGCCTGCATGCCGACCTGAAACAGGGCATCAATGCCCGCAATGTCACCGAGGTTGCGCTGGACTACGGTTTCAGTCACCTGGGGCGCTTTTCATCGGATTACCGCAAGCTGTTTGGCGAACTGCCATCTGAAACCCTGCGCCGCACGCGCTAA
- a CDS encoding aspartate/glutamate racemase family protein, with the protein MHSTIGILGGMGPLATVDFVTKIIRQTPASRDQDHVPLLIHSVPQIPDRTACLMEGRESPLAALSQGLNTLVTAGAGCIAIPCNTAHYWHPDLAKISPVPILHIARACAEQLSANGVSRVGLMATDGTLKAGFYGDALGQYGIELVEHSALLQQRVMEGIYRVKSGALHAGARLLEDCLQQFLDSGVERVILGCTEIPLALDSIQSPLGAYGVDATDALARACIAWYQAQQDQAVAA; encoded by the coding sequence ATGCACAGCACTATCGGTATTCTTGGCGGTATGGGCCCCCTGGCCACCGTCGACTTCGTGACAAAAATCATTCGCCAGACCCCCGCCAGCCGCGATCAGGATCATGTGCCCCTGCTGATTCACAGCGTGCCCCAGATACCGGATCGCACCGCCTGCCTGATGGAAGGCCGCGAATCCCCGCTGGCCGCCCTGTCCCAGGGACTGAACACCCTGGTCACCGCCGGTGCTGGCTGTATCGCCATTCCCTGTAATACGGCGCACTACTGGCACCCGGACCTGGCCAAGATCAGCCCGGTGCCCATCCTGCACATCGCCCGCGCCTGCGCCGAACAACTCTCGGCCAACGGAGTCAGCCGCGTGGGCCTGATGGCAACGGACGGTACGCTCAAGGCGGGATTCTACGGCGACGCGCTGGGGCAATATGGCATTGAACTGGTAGAGCATTCAGCCCTGCTGCAGCAGCGTGTGATGGAAGGCATTTACCGGGTGAAGTCCGGCGCGCTGCACGCCGGTGCCCGCCTGCTGGAAGACTGCCTGCAACAGTTTCTGGACAGCGGTGTTGAACGGGTGATTCTGGGTTGTACGGAGATACCACTGGCGCTGGACAGTATCCAGTCGCCGCTGGGGGCTTACGGCGTGGATGCCACCGATGCCCTGGCCCGTGCCTGCATTGCCTGGTACCAGGCACAACAGGATCAGGCCGTGGCGGCTTAA
- a CDS encoding LysR substrate-binding domain-containing protein — MNIETKWLEDFLSLAGTQSFSRSAEERHLTQPAFSRRIKALEFAVGCQLVDRTSVPVQLTDEGQLFQITARNLVAQLQDSLAHLRSLRKQDVRVIDVAVSHTLSLSLFPAFIQSLQDELEDTRTRQLVANVDDSVQALKNGICDFLLAFEDPTLDSEAFRKLELQTEQLVPICRGDDEGRPLYDLDGPQGQTVPYLGYSGSIYLGRCVDRLLARPPHPVKLRQTFESSLADSLKVMALQGLGVAWVPSFAIADELRQGFLVICGAPAWRLPLTVCLYRCSRPLSGAAETLWQVLERRYGSAIVAPAGA, encoded by the coding sequence ATGAACATTGAAACCAAATGGCTGGAAGATTTTCTGTCGCTGGCCGGAACCCAGAGTTTTTCCCGCTCGGCGGAGGAACGCCATCTGACGCAACCGGCGTTTAGCCGACGCATCAAGGCACTGGAGTTCGCCGTGGGCTGCCAGCTGGTGGATCGCACCAGTGTACCGGTACAGCTGACCGACGAGGGTCAGCTGTTCCAGATTACCGCCCGCAACCTGGTGGCCCAGTTGCAGGACAGTCTGGCGCACCTGCGTTCGCTGCGCAAACAGGACGTACGGGTGATCGATGTGGCGGTGTCCCATACGCTGTCGCTGTCGCTGTTCCCGGCCTTTATCCAGTCCCTGCAGGATGAACTGGAGGACACCCGCACGCGCCAACTCGTGGCCAACGTGGACGACAGCGTACAGGCGCTGAAAAACGGTATTTGCGATTTTCTGCTGGCCTTTGAAGACCCGACCCTGGATTCGGAAGCCTTTCGCAAGCTGGAACTGCAAACCGAGCAGCTGGTACCGATTTGCAGGGGGGACGATGAAGGCCGGCCGCTGTATGACCTGGACGGCCCCCAGGGACAAACCGTGCCGTACCTGGGGTATTCGGGGAGCATCTACCTTGGCCGCTGCGTCGATCGTCTGCTGGCCAGGCCGCCCCATCCGGTCAAGCTGCGCCAGACGTTCGAGTCGTCCCTGGCAGACAGTCTCAAGGTCATGGCGCTGCAGGGGCTGGGCGTGGCCTGGGTGCCGTCCTTTGCCATCGCCGATGAGCTGCGCCAGGGCTTCCTGGTGATCTGCGGGGCACCGGCCTGGCGCTTGCCGCTGACCGTGTGCCTGTATC